tgcttaacccgctacgctaccacctgaccccttcaaGGGACATTTTAATGCCTGTATGTGTAGCAGCTTTATGGGTCATAAACATTCTGTTAATATTTTACTGAGACATATATAGAAATATGGGTCTCGAGTTGCAGCTTTTaaggaaaaacaaagaacaaagctCTTTTATTTCATAATCAATGCAAATAAGTACACACCATAAACtcagtgttgtttttttccttagttatttgtatttgctttttaactttttttctaaaGATGTGAAAATTTCCACTTTATCCaaatgtatttgttttaaaattatacCAGTGAGTGATTTCTTGGCTGGCTACTCTGTATCTAGAGTGTGAAATTTAGTGACTAAAATGTTCGTATTTGAATAAGCCCCGTGTAAGACGTGTGTGTGCTAGGACATCCTGTGTATTCTTCAAAGTCTTTTCAAATGCGCCTTGCTTCAGAAGCTGTGATTCTGCTTCAGAGAAGAGGTCGTCTGAGCAGGGAAGATACATTCTCTGGCTCTGCTCTGATATGGACAAAGAGGAGATGGGGCAGGAGAGAAAAAATTCTGGTAGCGTCATACTGAAGCAGACGCAGTAAGAAGGGCCCCACTGTTTCTTTTTAACTTCAGACCACTGGTGGGAAGTTCAGACGCAACCAACAAATATGCAACAGTATTCAGATAGGAGTGCGTCGCAACGTACTATTTACTTGCAGGTTACAGGATGGTAAGTCATTTCTTCATTACTTCAGACTTTTCTGGCTTTTCTAATTTTTCCTCaaggtgcattttttttttcttttaatgttccCCCCAAATCGCTTTATTGGGCAAACACTAGTTCACAGGATAGTTGTTGGCACACTGGTGCAGTTTCTCACGCCACTCCCACCTGACTCAGCtcagctcctcctccaccacaaAGCACGAGGTCCCAGTgccctccaccccacctcccccacctccGAGTCCAGCCCAAGTTTCACTGTGTTTGCCCTTCCTTAAGTTTCACCTCTAGGTGAGACTATTCATTCTCTGCTTGCTCTCGTTTATAGCcagcagggctattgctgggtctAGGGTCTTACACAACAAACCCAGTGCTCTCCGCAGCCCCCCctaccttttcttctcttttatttgataggacagaaagatagagacacttgcagcattgcttcaccacttgtatggcttcctttctgtaggtggggactgggggctagaaccctagtccttgtacaCAGACGGTAACGTGTGTACTCCACAGGACACCACACAGAAAGACCAAAGAAACCGAGGAGCAACTGGGCAAGGCAGGCATTGGAGGGGAGACACTGTGGGCCCAGGCTCGTTACACAGGACCGAGGACAGCGGGTTTAGTTGAAGGGCCAGAGCCCCTTGGGCGGCGCGGTGAGGGAGCTTCGCACCTGCTACTCCTTTGGCGCGTGGACTGTGTGGTCCAGGTGGGAATAAGAATTCTACGTGTGGCCTCTCAGTCCTGAGAGGAGGCCGCTGTGGCGTTAGTGCGTTTCATTAGGACTTGCTCGTACTGCTTCTGCGTCAACAGCCCTTCTGTTACGCTTTTACTCTCTTCAAATTTGGGCAATACAACCGCTATGTAACCTTCGGTGGATGGCTAGCAAGAAAGAGAGTCTTTAGTACCCTTGAGTGATTTAAATCAGATGAACAGTAatgagccacacacacacacacacacacacacacacacacacacacacacacacgtttgctCTCTCTCGCACCTTCTCTTGAAGAATAGATGGGTTATGGAGAATGTTTTCATTCACTTCCATTAGTCGTCCTCGAACacagctataaaaaaaagaagaagaatggtttTCAAGAGTTCCCTCCCTGTGTCTCCCAAACTGGGCGGAAAGTAGCTCACCTAGATACGGTGTATTCCTCTCCGTCTGAACACTGGATCTTACACAGAGGTGCAAGCTCTGTGAGGAACTGTGCCCCCTGTGTGGTAATAGAGAAGATGTGACTCAGCAGCGGACAGGTCTGCTTCCCGAGACAGTCCTCAGTGTGGCAGGAGGCTATACTCTTGGAACTGGTGTTCTGCATGAGATGGCTTGAGTACATCAAAGGCAttcttattactttttaaaaaatgtttatttataaaaaggaaacactaactaaaccataggataagaggggtccaactccacataattcccaccaccagatctccatatcccatcccctcccctgatagctttcccattctttatccctctgggagtgtggacccagggtcattgtgggatgcagaaggtggaaggtctggcttctgtgactgcttcttattacttttttttttttttttacacgctAACGCAGGCTCAAGTGGGAAGTAACAAAGAAACACATGCTAACAGGGCGCTACAGATTACTAGCGCAATTCATTAACTCTAAGTGTGAAATCTACATACAACCAGGTATAAGTTTTTCACAAGTACAGAAAATTCATCAATAAACAAATTTCAACATAACAGAGTGAGCCCAATACTGTGTGAAGGTAGTGTCATTAAacttcctactctctctctctctctctcttgtcagttgggttattgttagggcttggtgcctgcaagacaaaactgccctttcccccccttttttcccgcctttctgtttatttgataagacagaggaaagagagtGTGCCACGGCCTGGACTCCCGACTTTCTTATACTAGAAAACAGACTTCTTATTAGGGCCAATCACTAAGACCTTTTGAAGACAGAATATTTTTCTAATAAAGAGTATTTTGAGGAAAATCTAGAAAGTAGAAAAggttgatttattcatttatcctcTCTTTTTCTTGACTATAGGACcggttagctctggtttatggtggtgctggggtctgaTTCTGGGGTCTGTGATCTTCGGTCacagacctcaggcatgaaagtttttacataaccattttgctatcctGCCAGCCCAGAAAAGGTTTAAGtagcaaacaaaattaaccctTGCCCTGGAACCCAGAAGTAAGTGTTACATTTAGACATTTATCTGTGTGAGTGACACAGCATAGGTATAGTCTGACACACTCTGCCGCAGGATGACCCGAGTCCTGTCCCGCCAAGCATCAGGCAGGAGTCTCACGGAATACTGAGGCAGACGTGCTCCAGGTGCTGCCAGTCTTTTCTGAGCCAGTTTAAACGGCCTCTTTACCATGCAAAGCGTCAGGCAGCAGGAGTCTCACGGAATACTGAGGCAGACGTGCTCCAGGTGCCGCCAGTCTTTTCTGAGCCAGGGTTAAACGGCCTCTTTACCATGCAAAGCATCAGGCAGCTGTCACCACCCTGGTCtcactcctctgcatgtgggtgCTGCCTTTCAAGGTACCAGTCAGTGTAACACTGGCTCTTAGAAGTAGGAGTTGAGAATTCATCTCAGTGGGCTTGTTCCTTACTGGGTCTATGTCAAAAGCAcgtgttttaacccatttttctctctttctttggaaGAATAAATGACTGGCAGTGCTAAGATCCTATGAAAATTATGCATGTAGTGGGTTTCATATACAAACCCTTCTCTGTTCTTCAGTAGTAAGTGTGACAATTTGTACTTCTGATCACAGGAGCCTCATAAGCCTTTATGGTTCTACTTATAatttgaagacttttaaaaatggcTTATGCCTTCCTAAGTCCATTTGTTTCCTGAGCAAGAAAGAAGCAATCAGTAAATATAAGGCATGTTACCCAGAGACTTTAGGCTAACTAATGGAAGTTCAGACACACTGGTCTCCTAGGAAAGGGTAATtagagcaggggagagagcagAATGCAAAGATACTTTCCTGTCTagagctctgaagttccaggttcaaacccaaccccATCTCTAAccccaagccagagctgtgcactgTTCTGGTCAAACAAACACCACTGCCCCTGGCAGTCATCAGCAGAAACTTTGTGTGAGCTCAAAAATAAAGGAGCCAAGTTATCCACAGAAACTATCATAACCCAAGGGTACATCAGAATACGTTCATATATACCAAACTGATCTTGGTGAATGCTCTCTCTTACTAAGATGCTCATCTTACCTGGAGTCACAGAGTGCAGAATTAATATTCTGTACTACTGAGCACTGTTTGGTGATAACAGCATGTGACCAGATGTACAATGAATTGGCAATGACTAAGAACaggaaaagagggggtcgggcggtggtgcagtgggttaagcgcatgtggcgcaaagcgcagggaccagcttaaggatcccggtttgagcccccagatccccacctacaggggagtcgcttcacagatggtgaagcaggtctgcaggtgtctgtctttctctccctctctgtctttccctcctttctccatttctctctgtcctatccaacaacgaacaacatcaacaatgacaataataataaccacaatgaggctacaacaacggcaacaaaagggggaaaaaatggcctccaggagcggtggattcatagtgcaggcaccgagcccagcaataaccctggaggggaaaaaaaaaaaaaagaacaggaaaagaaTTCATTATTTTCTTCTATATCACACctcagaatacacacacacacacacacacacacacacacatatatacctgTGAAAATACACAGTAAAAGGAAGTTTGTCACCTAAATTTTATAGAACTGGAAATTCTGGTTTAATAAAACTAGATGGCACAAAATACCGTGTCACATCAGGACCAGAGCTGTTCTTTCAGAGGGACATCTCCCCCAGCCGTCCTCCTGGAGAGGACAGGTAGTATGGTGGTGTGGAGCCTCTTATTACTGTTTGCCTATGAGAACTTCTTTAGAGTTCAACTGTGTATTAAATCAATGGCTCAGATTGCCAGTAACTAtgcatggtggttctgcaaagaggctcTGGGCCTGAGGCTTCGAcgttccaggttcaatgctctGCAcccccaccgtaagccagagctgagcagtgctttggaaaaaaacccagaaataaagcTGCCTGGATCTATGACTATTATGACATGGTGATTTAAGCAAAGAGCTAATGCAACATACCCGCTTGAATTTCCCGGAGACTTTGTTCTGAAGTCTGCTACAGCCGGCACTAATTTGGTAGGAAATGCTTTTGATTGTTTTTCCAGGTTGAAGAGCTGGGTGAGATTCTGCCAGTGTGATGACACATATTCTACAAATAGCAAATAAAGAGTCTGTTTACTTGGCATATTCTTCTACCATCAAATAGTCTTCCTTGAGGGACAAGGTTATTGGAACTGACATCTGCTTAGGCAAATTCATTTCCCTTCTGGttactatcccccccccccatggttctAGATAGCAgcctatttatttttagttttatctgttattaatagcttgttacaagatggtaagattacagtgtctagtcccacaccacaccactttctggttcctattagCCAGATTTATGACTGTGAACAGGAAGCTAACGATAAAAGAGTAGGAAGTGGTGTGAGTTTCCTCCCCAGTGAAGTGCTAGAGGTGTTGAGCGAGCAGCACTGAGATGGGATCGAGCGAAGGAAGGCCTGCCAGTAGGTCCTCCTGGCACCAGCCCCTCCATGAGTCCAGCAGTGCACTGGCTGGGTACAGGGGGTGACCTCGGGTGACTTACAGAGGGGGCGGCCATCCCTTTGGGCAGCTGAGCAGTCAGCTTTATTTGCTGAGAGTGAGTGGGCACTACAAGAGGTGTTCTTACCAAGCAGATTCCTGCAGTAAGCGATAC
The sequence above is drawn from the Erinaceus europaeus chromosome 10, mEriEur2.1, whole genome shotgun sequence genome and encodes:
- the ABITRAM gene encoding protein Abitram, which translates into the protein MGHGLLGADVTSHRPANPRRGLPPARPIACAPSLTSYLSAAAGLVGGACAAHEVAGPLHAVPAGLRGDSRPQRAGVGAARVAMAAEPLAAVPGVPSLVERYFTRWYKADVRGKPCEDHCILQHSNRICVITLAESHPALQPGKTIKSISYQISAGCSRLQNKVSGKFKRGAQFLTELAPLCKIQCSDGEEYTVSSCVRGRLMEVNENILHNPSILQEKPSTEGYIAVVLPKFEESKSVTEGLLTQKQYEQVLMKRTNATAASSQD